From a region of the Streptomyces tirandamycinicus genome:
- a CDS encoding S8 family serine peptidase: MTTLESQGSIPGPRRVARVAAAAGLVAALVATGAAPAFAATSVDDPAGGPVKTAETAADKLGGADAQLLAEAEAKGQKTVTVMVATAPGQTEQVAGQLDAVPGAVVGQKDDKLGYVRATLPTAKAKSALGRAGELDTVQGMDLQREIKLDDPRPDAGARGTASAASVSSTYPAPGKKTKAKNPYNPSHETGAVEFVEDHPRADGRGVTIGILDSGIDLGHPALQKTTTGERKIVDWVTATDPARDGDGTWRRMDTGVTGPVFTVGDRSWKAPAGEHRFSVFEERATLGGDMAGDLNRDGDTTDKWGVLYDAAAGTVRVDLNDDADFTNDVAMKPYKDGHQFGYFGTDDPATDIAERIPFVVEIRKDVEFEAGKFSDYVNIGVVEGSHGTHVAGIAAANGLFGGRMDGAAPGAKLVSSRACTWSGGCTNIALLEGMRDLVVNRGVDIVNMSIGGLPALNYDDSDRGDDADNARALLYNRLIDTYGVQLVISAGNSGPGVNTIGDPALANKVISVGAAISRSTWAANYGSQVEKRYNMFNFSSRGPTENGGFTPTITAPGASVNTIPTWQAGAPVPEAGYTLPAGYGMLNGTSMSAPQATGASALLISAAKQRYTKLSPLTLRTALTSTAKRIPGVKAHEQGAGLIDVDEAWESIRDGATAHSYTVKAPVDTALDHLLKPEAGFGAGIYDRESGLKPGQRKTYDVTITRTSGPNRPIEHELDLRNNDGTFRIVGDDEVDLPLNRPVTVKVQAKAGSTGVHSAILEVDDERTEGVDKQILATVVASNELVKPGYSYSAEGSVQRNSFTSYFVTVPKGARTLEVALGGLAAGSQTRFISIHPYGVAFESTASTVCYPNYNNPANTCRPDVRSYANPQPGVWEIEVESRRTSPVLDNPYKLDVTLLGATFDPAVQTLPEAGVGTPTTVDWQVTNDAAALEGKLKGGSLGSAKTAKPTIAQDERQVSTVTIGAGVERLDVVIGNTSDKGADLDLAVLKDGRLVGQSADGDSEESVSLVNPAAGTYTILVDGYAVAPGGTTYDYKDVYFSSALGTVEVDESKTVSLANGASAQVSAEVKVAGPAPEGRRFFGEVRLVNARGTAAGTGSVVIEKVVP; this comes from the coding sequence ATGACAACCCTCGAGTCCCAGGGCTCCATACCAGGGCCAAGACGCGTGGCCCGGGTCGCCGCCGCCGCAGGCCTCGTGGCCGCGCTGGTGGCCACCGGCGCCGCCCCCGCCTTCGCCGCCACCTCGGTGGACGACCCGGCCGGAGGCCCGGTCAAGACCGCCGAGACGGCCGCCGACAAGCTCGGCGGGGCCGACGCCCAGCTCCTCGCCGAGGCCGAGGCGAAGGGCCAGAAGACCGTCACCGTGATGGTCGCCACCGCTCCCGGACAGACCGAGCAGGTCGCCGGTCAGCTGGACGCCGTCCCGGGCGCCGTCGTCGGCCAGAAGGACGACAAGCTCGGCTACGTCCGGGCCACGCTCCCCACCGCCAAGGCGAAGAGCGCCCTCGGCAGGGCGGGCGAACTCGACACGGTCCAGGGCATGGACCTCCAGCGCGAGATCAAGCTGGACGATCCGAGGCCGGACGCGGGCGCCAGGGGTACCGCTTCCGCCGCCTCGGTGTCGTCCACCTACCCGGCGCCGGGCAAGAAGACCAAGGCGAAGAACCCGTACAACCCGTCCCACGAGACGGGCGCCGTGGAGTTCGTCGAGGACCACCCGCGGGCCGACGGCCGCGGCGTGACCATCGGCATCCTCGACTCCGGGATCGACCTCGGCCACCCGGCCCTGCAGAAGACCACCACCGGCGAGCGCAAGATCGTCGACTGGGTGACCGCGACCGACCCGGCCCGGGACGGCGACGGCACCTGGCGGCGGATGGACACCGGGGTCACCGGTCCCGTGTTCACCGTGGGCGACCGCAGCTGGAAGGCGCCGGCCGGCGAGCACCGGTTCAGCGTCTTCGAGGAGCGGGCCACCCTCGGCGGCGACATGGCCGGAGACCTGAACCGCGACGGCGACACCACCGACAAGTGGGGCGTCCTGTACGACGCCGCCGCCGGTACGGTCCGCGTCGACCTGAACGACGACGCGGACTTCACCAACGACGTCGCGATGAAGCCGTACAAGGACGGCCACCAGTTCGGGTACTTCGGCACCGACGACCCCGCCACCGACATCGCCGAGCGCATCCCGTTCGTGGTGGAGATCCGCAAGGACGTCGAGTTCGAGGCCGGGAAGTTCTCCGACTACGTCAACATCGGCGTCGTCGAGGGCTCGCACGGCACCCACGTGGCCGGTATCGCCGCCGCCAACGGCCTCTTCGGCGGCCGGATGGACGGCGCGGCGCCCGGCGCCAAGCTGGTCTCGTCGCGCGCCTGCACCTGGAGCGGCGGCTGCACCAACATCGCGCTGCTCGAGGGCATGCGGGACCTGGTCGTCAACCGCGGTGTGGACATCGTCAACATGTCCATCGGCGGTCTGCCCGCGCTGAACTACGACGACAGCGACCGCGGCGACGACGCCGACAACGCGCGCGCCCTGCTCTACAACCGCCTGATCGACACCTACGGCGTCCAGCTGGTCATCTCGGCCGGCAACTCGGGCCCCGGCGTGAACACGATCGGCGACCCGGCCCTGGCCAACAAGGTCATCTCGGTCGGCGCGGCCATCTCCCGCAGCACCTGGGCCGCCAACTACGGCTCGCAGGTCGAGAAGCGCTACAACATGTTCAACTTCTCCTCCCGCGGCCCGACGGAGAACGGCGGCTTCACGCCGACGATCACCGCACCCGGTGCGTCGGTCAACACCATCCCGACCTGGCAGGCGGGCGCCCCGGTGCCCGAGGCCGGGTACACCCTGCCCGCGGGCTACGGCATGCTGAACGGCACGTCGATGTCCGCGCCGCAGGCGACGGGCGCCAGTGCGCTGCTCATCTCGGCCGCCAAGCAGCGTTACACGAAGCTCTCCCCGCTCACCCTGCGGACCGCGCTGACCAGCACCGCCAAGCGGATCCCCGGGGTAAAGGCGCACGAGCAGGGCGCGGGCCTGATCGACGTCGACGAGGCGTGGGAGTCCATCCGGGACGGCGCCACCGCCCACTCCTACACGGTGAAGGCACCGGTCGACACGGCGCTCGACCACCTGCTGAAGCCGGAGGCGGGCTTCGGAGCCGGCATCTACGACCGCGAGAGCGGGCTGAAGCCCGGCCAGCGCAAGACGTACGACGTCACCATCACGCGCACGAGCGGCCCGAACCGGCCGATCGAGCACGAGCTGGACCTCCGCAACAACGACGGCACGTTCCGTATCGTCGGCGACGACGAGGTGGACCTGCCGCTGAACCGGCCGGTCACCGTGAAGGTGCAGGCCAAGGCCGGCTCCACCGGTGTGCACAGCGCCATCCTGGAGGTGGACGACGAGCGCACCGAGGGCGTCGACAAGCAGATCCTCGCCACCGTGGTCGCCTCGAACGAGCTGGTGAAGCCCGGCTACTCCTACTCCGCCGAGGGGTCGGTGCAGCGCAACAGCTTCACGTCCTACTTCGTCACGGTGCCGAAGGGCGCCCGGACGCTGGAGGTCGCGCTCGGCGGTCTCGCCGCGGGCAGCCAGACCCGGTTCATCTCGATCCACCCGTACGGCGTGGCGTTCGAGAGCACCGCGTCCACGGTCTGCTACCCGAACTACAACAACCCGGCCAACACCTGCCGCCCGGACGTGCGCTCCTACGCCAACCCGCAGCCGGGTGTCTGGGAGATCGAGGTCGAGTCGCGCCGTACGTCCCCGGTGCTGGACAACCCGTACAAGCTGGACGTCACCCTGCTGGGCGCCACCTTCGACCCGGCGGTGCAGACCCTCCCCGAGGCCGGGGTCGGCACTCCGACGACGGTCGACTGGCAGGTCACCAATGACGCGGCCGCGCTGGAGGGCAAGCTGAAGGGCGGCTCGCTGGGCTCAGCGAAGACCGCGAAGCCGACCATCGCGCAGGACGAGCGCCAGGTGTCCACGGTCACCATCGGCGCGGGCGTCGAGCGGCTGGACGTGGTGATCGGGAACACCTCCGACAAGGGCGCCGACCTGGACCTCGCGGTCCTCAAGGACGGCAGGCTGGTCGGCCAGTCCGCGGACGGCGACTCGGAGGAGTCGGTGTCCCTGGTCAACCCGGCCGCCGGTACGTACACGATCCTCGTCGACGGCTACGCGGTGGCGCCCGGCGGCACCACGTACGACTACAAGGACGTGTACTTCTCGTCGGCGCTGGGCACCGTCGAGGTCGACGAGTCGAAGACGGTCTCGCTGGCCAACGGCGCGAGCGCGCAGGTCTCCGCCGAGGTGAAGGTGGCCGGTCCCGCACCGGAGGGCCGCCGGTTCTTCGGCGAGGTCCGGCTGGTGAACGCGCGCGGCACCGCCGCGGGCACCGGCAGCGTGGTGATCGAGAAGGTCGTGCCGTAA
- a CDS encoding aspartate-semialdehyde dehydrogenase gives MKVGIVGATGQVGTVMRKILAERKFPADELRLFASARSAGSTIEGQGREITVEDAATADYSGLDIVLFSAGGATSRALAEKVAAQGAVVIDNSSAWRRDPDVPLVVSEVNPHAVKDRPKGIIANPNCTTMAAMPVLKPLHREAGLTALVATTYQAVSGSGLAGVAELDGQVKAVAERAAELTHDGEAVVYPEPGVYQRPIAFNVLPLAGSIVDDGSHETDEEQKLRHESRKILEIPELRVSGTCVRVPVFSGHSLQVNARFERPLSVERAHALLADAEGVELSDIPTPLQAAGRDASYVGRIRVDETVENGLALFVSNDNLRKGAALNAVQIAELVADELRA, from the coding sequence GTGAAGGTCGGAATCGTCGGAGCCACCGGGCAGGTCGGCACGGTCATGCGCAAGATCCTCGCCGAGCGGAAGTTCCCGGCCGACGAGCTCCGGCTGTTCGCCTCCGCCCGGTCCGCGGGGTCCACGATCGAGGGGCAGGGACGGGAGATCACCGTCGAGGACGCCGCCACCGCCGACTACTCCGGACTGGACATCGTGCTGTTCTCGGCCGGCGGCGCGACCTCCCGCGCGCTCGCCGAGAAGGTCGCCGCCCAGGGTGCCGTCGTGATCGACAACTCCTCCGCCTGGCGCCGGGACCCCGACGTGCCGCTGGTCGTCTCCGAGGTGAACCCGCACGCGGTCAAGGACCGCCCGAAGGGGATCATCGCCAACCCGAACTGCACGACCATGGCCGCGATGCCCGTGCTGAAGCCGCTCCACCGGGAGGCCGGACTCACCGCGCTGGTCGCCACCACCTACCAGGCGGTCTCCGGCTCCGGCCTGGCCGGTGTCGCCGAGCTCGACGGCCAGGTGAAGGCCGTCGCCGAGCGGGCCGCCGAGCTGACCCACGACGGCGAGGCCGTCGTGTACCCGGAGCCGGGCGTCTACCAGCGCCCCATCGCCTTCAACGTGCTCCCGCTGGCCGGCTCGATCGTCGACGACGGCTCCCACGAGACCGACGAGGAGCAGAAGCTCCGCCACGAGTCCCGCAAGATCCTGGAGATCCCGGAGCTCAGGGTCTCCGGCACCTGTGTCCGCGTCCCCGTGTTCTCCGGGCACTCGCTTCAGGTCAACGCGCGCTTCGAGCGTCCGCTGAGCGTGGAGCGGGCCCACGCGCTGCTGGCGGACGCGGAGGGCGTCGAGCTGTCCGACATCCCGACCCCGCTGCAGGCGGCCGGCAGGGACGCCTCCTACGTGGGCCGCATCCGGGTCGACGAGACCGTCGAGAACGGCCTCGCCCTGTTCGTGTCGAACGACAACCTGCGCAAGGGTGCCGCGCTGAACGCGGTCCAGATCGCCGAGCTGGTGGCGGACGAGCTCAGGGCCTGA
- the pepN gene encoding aminopeptidase N encodes MPGTNLTREEAQARARLITVDSYEIDLDLTGAQEGGTYRSATTVRFDSAEHGAETFIDLVAPAVHEVVLNGRPQDVAAVFRDSRIALRHLHEGPNELTVVADCAYTNTGEGLHRFVDPVDQQTYLYTQFEVPDARRVFANFEQPDLKATFRFTVKAPEGWTVVSNSPTPEPKDNVWHFEPTPRISTYITALIVGPYHSVHSSYEKDGQSVPLGIYCRPSLAEFLDADAIFEVTRQGFDWFQEKFDYAYPFAKYDQLFVPEFNAGAMENAGAVTIRDQYVFRSKVTDAAYETRAETILHELAHMWFGDLVTMEWWNDLWLNESFATYTSVACQAHAPGSSWPQAWTTFANSMKTWAYRQDQLPSTHPIMAEIRDLDDVLVNFDGITYAKGASVLKQLVAYVGTDEFFRGVQAYFKRHAFGNTRLTDLLTALEETSGRDLKTWSRAWLETAGINVLRPVVDTDAAGTITSFAVKQEAPALPPGAKGEPLLRPHRIAIGAYDLDEAGRLVRTHRVELDVDGEFTAVPELVGRPRPAVVLLNDDDLTYTKVRLDEESLRTVTEHLGDFTDSLPRALCWASAWDMTRDGELPARDYLSLVLSGIGKESDIGVVQSLHRQVKLALDLYAAPEWRETGLTRWTDATLAHLRAAEPGSDHQLAWARAFAATARTPQQLDLLQALLEGRDSIEGLAMDTELRWAFVERLAATGVYDEEEIAAELERDRTAAGERHAATARAARPTPEAKAEAWESVVGTGELPNAVQEAVIGGFVQTDQRELLAPYTEKYFSAVKGVWESRSHEIAQQIAVGLYPALQVSAKTLDATDAWLDSAAPNAALRRLVLESRAGVERALKARAADAAAS; translated from the coding sequence GTGCCTGGCACAAACCTGACCCGCGAAGAGGCACAGGCGCGGGCGCGCCTGATCACCGTTGACTCGTACGAGATCGACCTCGATCTCACCGGGGCGCAGGAGGGCGGCACCTACCGGTCCGCGACCACCGTGCGCTTCGACTCCGCCGAACACGGCGCGGAGACCTTCATCGACCTGGTGGCCCCCGCGGTGCACGAGGTCGTGCTGAACGGCCGTCCGCAGGACGTGGCCGCGGTCTTCCGGGACTCGCGGATCGCCCTGCGGCATCTGCACGAGGGCCCGAACGAGCTGACCGTCGTCGCGGACTGCGCGTACACCAACACGGGCGAGGGCCTGCACCGGTTCGTCGACCCGGTGGACCAGCAGACCTACCTCTACACCCAGTTCGAGGTGCCGGACGCCCGCCGGGTGTTCGCCAACTTCGAGCAGCCCGACCTGAAGGCCACGTTCCGGTTCACCGTGAAGGCGCCGGAGGGCTGGACCGTGGTCTCCAACTCGCCGACGCCGGAGCCCAAGGACAACGTCTGGCACTTCGAGCCGACCCCGCGGATCTCCACGTACATCACCGCCCTGATCGTGGGTCCGTACCACTCCGTCCACAGCTCCTACGAGAAGGACGGGCAGAGCGTCCCGCTCGGCATCTACTGCCGCCCGTCGCTGGCCGAGTTCCTGGACGCGGACGCGATCTTCGAGGTCACCCGGCAGGGCTTCGACTGGTTCCAGGAGAAGTTCGACTACGCCTACCCGTTCGCCAAGTACGACCAGCTCTTCGTGCCGGAGTTCAACGCGGGCGCGATGGAGAACGCGGGCGCGGTGACCATCCGGGACCAGTACGTGTTCCGCTCGAAGGTGACGGACGCGGCGTACGAGACGCGCGCCGAGACCATCCTGCACGAGTTGGCGCACATGTGGTTCGGCGACCTGGTCACCATGGAGTGGTGGAACGACCTGTGGCTGAACGAGTCGTTCGCCACCTACACGTCGGTCGCCTGCCAGGCGCACGCGCCCGGCTCCAGCTGGCCGCAGGCGTGGACGACGTTCGCCAACTCGATGAAGACCTGGGCGTACCGGCAGGACCAGCTCCCGTCCACGCACCCGATCATGGCCGAGATCCGCGACCTGGACGACGTGCTCGTCAACTTCGACGGAATCACCTACGCCAAGGGCGCCTCGGTGCTGAAGCAGCTCGTCGCCTACGTCGGCACGGACGAGTTCTTCCGCGGCGTCCAGGCGTACTTCAAGCGGCACGCCTTCGGGAACACCCGGCTGACCGACCTGCTGACCGCGCTGGAGGAGACCAGCGGACGCGATCTGAAGACCTGGTCCAGGGCCTGGCTGGAGACCGCCGGCATCAACGTCCTGCGGCCGGTGGTGGACACCGACGCGGCCGGGACGATCACCTCGTTCGCGGTGAAGCAGGAGGCCCCGGCGCTGCCGCCGGGCGCGAAGGGCGAGCCGCTGCTGCGCCCGCACCGCATCGCCATCGGCGCCTACGACCTGGACGAGGCCGGAAGGCTGGTGCGCACCCACCGCGTCGAGCTGGACGTCGACGGCGAGTTCACCGCGGTGCCGGAACTCGTGGGCAGGCCCCGCCCGGCGGTGGTGCTGCTCAACGACGACGACCTGACGTACACCAAGGTCCGCCTGGACGAGGAGTCGCTCAGGACCGTCACCGAGCACCTGGGCGACTTCACCGACTCGCTGCCGCGGGCCCTGTGCTGGGCCTCGGCGTGGGACATGACCCGCGACGGCGAGCTGCCCGCCCGCGACTACCTGTCGCTGGTGCTGTCGGGCATCGGCAAGGAGTCGGACATCGGCGTGGTGCAGTCGCTGCACCGGCAGGTGAAGCTCGCCCTGGACCTGTACGCGGCTCCGGAGTGGCGCGAGACGGGGCTGACCCGGTGGACCGACGCGACGCTGGCGCATCTGCGCGCGGCGGAGCCGGGCAGCGACCACCAGCTGGCGTGGGCGCGGGCCTTCGCCGCGACCGCGCGCACCCCGCAGCAGCTGGACCTGCTGCAGGCGCTGCTGGAGGGCCGTGACTCGATCGAGGGCCTGGCCATGGACACGGAGCTGCGCTGGGCGTTCGTGGAGCGGCTGGCGGCGACCGGGGTATACGACGAGGAGGAGATCGCGGCCGAGCTGGAGCGGGACCGCACGGCCGCCGGTGAGCGGCACGCGGCGACGGCCCGGGCGGCCCGTCCGACGCCGGAGGCCAAGGCCGAGGCCTGGGAGTCGGTCGTCGGGACCGGCGAGCTGCCGAACGCGGTGCAGGAGGCCGTCATCGGCGGGTTCGTCCAGACCGACCAGCGCGAGCTGCTTGCCCCGTACACGGAGAAGTACTTCTCGGCGGTCAAGGGCGTGTGGGAGTCGCGCTCCCACGAGATCGCCCAGCAGATCGCGGTGGGCCTCTACCCCGCGCTCCAGGTGTCGGCCAAGACGCTGGACGCGACGGACGCATGGCTGGATTCCGCCGCCCCGAACGCGGCGCTGCGCCGGCTCGTCCTGGAGTCCCGCGCCGGTGTGGAGCGGGCCCTGAAGGCCCGCGCGGCGGACGCGGCGGCGTCCTGA